Proteins from a genomic interval of Streptomyces sp. SID8374:
- the mptB gene encoding polyprenol phosphomannose-dependent alpha 1,6 mannosyltransferase MptB, whose protein sequence is MWALSAVGYRRLGAAAALATAVGGWISGKLPAHDPWGLWTDHGSTARTAAAVLAYAGLTVLVVAWWQYGRTASSVRETLTTLAWWTAPFLLTPPLYSADVYSYIAQGAMVVEGHDVYTVGPSSLDPAGIGGDAAASVGHHWRDTPAPYGPLFLLLSAAVARTTGGTIVPAVLAMRLIALASLVLIVWALRRLAREHGTSESRALWLGALNPLLLMHVVGGMHNDGLMIGLMLAGLALALRGRWVAGSALVGLAMMVKSPAAVSLLFIGVMVYASATGPQLRRWAKGLLAPGLVACAVAGSATLISGTGFGWLRTQGVAGNIHTALSVVSDLGLGLGELGRLLMGTDPEPVKTAVQNLGLAAAVAVILVLAWRSKNGHLPPVHALGLGLLALVVLSPMVQPWYLLWGLAVVAATQQYGRVPTVLIVLSAALVYETHPTGATPPYGFALAGIAALLATLAVRRAPFHPEAAPVPGPRTGDLDAPLSTEAPQATP, encoded by the coding sequence ATGTGGGCTTTGAGCGCCGTCGGATACCGTCGGCTGGGTGCGGCAGCCGCCCTTGCGACCGCCGTGGGCGGCTGGATCTCCGGAAAACTGCCGGCCCACGACCCCTGGGGCCTGTGGACCGACCACGGCTCCACCGCGCGCACGGCCGCCGCCGTCCTCGCCTACGCCGGACTCACCGTGCTCGTCGTCGCCTGGTGGCAGTACGGCAGAACCGCCTCCTCCGTACGCGAGACGCTCACCACCCTCGCCTGGTGGACGGCACCGTTCCTGCTCACGCCCCCGCTCTACAGCGCCGACGTCTACAGCTACATCGCCCAGGGCGCCATGGTCGTCGAGGGCCACGACGTCTACACCGTCGGCCCTTCCAGCCTGGACCCCGCCGGGATCGGCGGCGACGCGGCGGCGAGCGTCGGTCACCACTGGCGCGACACCCCGGCCCCGTACGGCCCCCTCTTCCTCCTGCTGTCCGCCGCCGTCGCCAGGACGACCGGCGGCACCATCGTCCCCGCCGTCCTCGCGATGCGGCTCATCGCGCTCGCCTCCCTGGTCCTCATCGTCTGGGCCCTGCGCCGACTGGCCCGGGAGCACGGCACCAGCGAGAGCCGCGCCCTGTGGCTGGGGGCGCTCAACCCGCTCCTGCTCATGCACGTCGTCGGGGGCATGCACAACGACGGCCTGATGATCGGCCTCATGCTGGCCGGGCTCGCGCTCGCGCTGCGCGGCCGCTGGGTGGCCGGCAGCGCCCTCGTCGGGCTCGCGATGATGGTCAAGTCCCCGGCCGCCGTATCGCTGCTGTTCATCGGCGTGATGGTGTACGCCTCCGCCACCGGGCCTCAGTTGCGGCGCTGGGCCAAGGGGCTCCTCGCGCCCGGCCTCGTCGCCTGCGCGGTCGCCGGATCGGCGACCCTGATCAGCGGCACCGGCTTCGGCTGGCTCAGGACCCAGGGAGTCGCCGGCAACATCCACACAGCGCTCTCCGTCGTCAGCGACCTCGGCCTTGGCCTCGGCGAACTGGGGCGCCTGCTCATGGGCACCGACCCCGAACCGGTCAAGACTGCCGTGCAGAACCTCGGCCTGGCCGCGGCGGTCGCCGTGATCCTCGTCCTGGCATGGAGGTCGAAGAACGGCCACCTGCCACCGGTCCACGCCCTGGGCCTGGGACTGCTGGCACTGGTCGTCCTCTCGCCCATGGTGCAGCCCTGGTACCTCCTGTGGGGGCTCGCGGTCGTGGCCGCCACCCAGCAGTACGGCCGCGTCCCCACGGTCCTGATCGTGCTGTCGGCGGCCCTCGTGTACGAGACCCACCCCACCGGCGCCACCCCGCCCTACGGGTTCGCCCTCGCCGGGATCGCGGCGCTCCTCGCCACTCTCGCCGTCCGCCGCGCCCCCTTCCATCCGGAAGCCGCACCCGTCCCCGGACCACGCACCGGCGACCTGGACGCCCCGCTGAGCACCGAGGCCCCGCAGGCCACCCCGTAG
- a CDS encoding ABC-F family ATP-binding cassette domain-containing protein, translating to MSHPTAPSASVAVSNLTFRWPDGTTLFDGLSLTVPRGRTGLVGANGTGKSTLLRLLAGPLRPSEGSVTVGGNLAHLPQNITLDTDLRVDGALGIAERRAALRAIESGDVREEHFETVGDDWDVEERALATLGSLGLGAVGLDRTVGQLSGGETVLLRLAALLLERPDVLLLDEPTNNLDLFARRRLYDAVDSWRTGILIVVSHDRELLERVDRIAELRSGSVSWYGGGWSAYQEALATQQEAAGRMLRSAEADVRRQQRELEETRIKVARRQRHDKKLDGQRKAPRIVAGERKRSAQESGDRLRGLHEDRLDEALERREEAAEAVRRDAEIKVSLPHTAVPAGRTVLTVRELGLPYGRLREGSLQVKGPERIALVGRNGAGKTTLLRTLTGELAPTSGEATASVPLKFLPQRLDVLDDTLSVAANVARTAPGTTDNQIRSQLARFLFKGARAEQPAGTLSGGERFRAALAATMLAAPAPQLLLLDEPTNNLDLASVRQLTSALESYEGALVIAGHDLPFLESVGITRWILLDDELRETDAEEVRELFGSPESAPA from the coding sequence ATGAGCCATCCCACCGCGCCCAGCGCCTCCGTGGCCGTCTCCAACCTCACCTTCCGGTGGCCCGACGGCACCACCCTCTTCGACGGGCTCTCCCTCACCGTCCCCCGGGGCCGCACCGGCCTGGTCGGCGCCAACGGCACCGGCAAGTCGACCCTGCTGCGCCTGCTCGCCGGGCCCCTGCGCCCCTCGGAGGGGTCCGTCACCGTGGGCGGAAACCTCGCCCACCTCCCGCAGAACATCACCCTGGACACGGACCTGCGCGTCGACGGGGCCCTCGGCATCGCCGAGCGGCGGGCCGCCCTGCGCGCCATCGAGTCCGGCGACGTACGGGAGGAGCACTTCGAGACGGTCGGCGACGACTGGGACGTCGAGGAACGCGCCCTGGCCACCCTCGGCTCCCTCGGACTCGGCGCCGTCGGACTGGACCGCACGGTGGGCCAGCTGTCCGGCGGCGAGACCGTCCTGCTGCGGCTGGCGGCCCTGCTGCTGGAGCGCCCCGACGTCCTGCTCCTGGACGAGCCCACCAACAACCTCGACCTGTTCGCCCGCCGCAGGCTCTACGACGCCGTCGACTCCTGGCGTACCGGCATCCTCATCGTCGTCAGCCACGACCGGGAGCTGCTGGAACGGGTCGACCGCATCGCCGAACTGCGCTCGGGCTCGGTGAGCTGGTACGGCGGTGGCTGGTCCGCCTACCAGGAGGCCCTGGCCACCCAGCAGGAAGCGGCCGGCCGGATGCTGCGCTCCGCCGAGGCCGACGTACGGCGCCAGCAGCGCGAGCTGGAGGAGACCCGGATCAAGGTGGCCCGCCGCCAGCGTCACGACAAGAAGCTGGACGGCCAGCGCAAGGCCCCGCGCATCGTCGCAGGGGAGCGCAAGCGCTCGGCCCAGGAGTCCGGGGACCGGCTGCGCGGGCTGCACGAGGACCGCCTCGACGAGGCCCTCGAGCGCCGGGAGGAGGCGGCCGAAGCCGTCCGCCGCGACGCCGAGATCAAGGTGAGCCTGCCCCACACCGCCGTACCCGCGGGCCGCACCGTCCTGACCGTACGGGAGCTGGGCCTGCCCTACGGGCGGCTGCGCGAGGGCAGCCTCCAGGTCAAGGGCCCCGAACGCATCGCCCTGGTCGGCCGCAACGGGGCGGGCAAGACGACCCTGCTGCGCACGCTCACCGGGGAGCTCGCACCGACCTCCGGCGAGGCCACGGCCTCGGTGCCGCTGAAGTTCCTCCCGCAGCGCCTCGACGTCCTCGACGACACCCTGAGCGTCGCCGCGAACGTCGCCCGCACGGCCCCCGGCACCACCGACAACCAGATCAGGTCCCAGCTCGCCCGGTTCCTCTTCAAAGGCGCCCGGGCGGAGCAGCCTGCGGGCACCCTCTCGGGCGGCGAACGCTTCCGGGCCGCCCTCGCGGCGACGATGCTCGCCGCCCCCGCCCCGCAGCTGCTCCTGCTGGACGAGCCGACGAACAACCTCGACCTGGCCAGCGTGCGGCAGCTGACGAGCGCCCTGGAGTCCTACGAGGGCGCCCTCGTCATCGCCGGCCACGACCTGCCGTTCCTGGAGTCCGTGGGGATCACCCGCTGGATCCTGCTGGACGACGAGCTGCGGGAGACCGACGCGGAGGAGGTACGTGAGCTGTTCGGCAGCCCCGAGTCCGCCCCGGCGTGA
- a CDS encoding L-threonylcarbamoyladenylate synthase, translating to MAKYFDVHPENPQPRTIGTVVDSIRSGALVAYPTDSCYALGCQLGNRDGIARIRSIRNLDDRHHFTLVCHDFAQLAQFVRVDNDVFRAVKAATPGSYTFILPATKEVPRQLLHPKKKTVGVRIPDHVVTQALVAELGEPLLSSTLLLPDEEEPLTQGWEIKERLDHEVDAVIDSGDCGTEPTTVIDFSGEEPEIVRRGAGDPSRFE from the coding sequence ACCCCGAGAATCCCCAGCCGCGCACCATCGGCACGGTGGTCGACAGCATCCGTTCCGGTGCGCTCGTCGCGTATCCGACCGATTCCTGTTACGCGCTGGGCTGCCAGCTGGGCAACCGCGACGGCATCGCCCGGATCCGGTCGATCCGCAACCTCGACGACCGCCACCACTTCACGCTGGTGTGCCACGACTTCGCGCAGCTGGCGCAGTTCGTCCGCGTCGACAACGACGTGTTCCGCGCGGTGAAGGCGGCCACGCCCGGCAGCTACACCTTCATCCTCCCGGCGACGAAGGAGGTGCCCCGCCAGCTGCTGCACCCGAAGAAGAAGACGGTGGGCGTCCGCATCCCCGACCATGTCGTGACCCAGGCGCTGGTCGCCGAGCTGGGCGAGCCGCTGCTGTCCAGCACTCTGCTGCTGCCGGACGAGGAGGAGCCGCTGACGCAGGGCTGGGAGATCAAGGAGCGGCTGGACCACGAGGTGGACGCCGTCATCGACTCGGGCGACTGCGGCACCGAGCCGACCACGGTGATCGACTTCTCCGGTGAAGAGCCGGAGATCGTACGGCGGGGCGCCGGCGACCCGTCGCGGTTCGAGTAG